A section of the Amblyomma americanum isolate KBUSLIRL-KWMA chromosome 2, ASM5285725v1, whole genome shotgun sequence genome encodes:
- the LOC144120341 gene encoding uncharacterized protein LOC144120341 — protein sequence MARRPSKDHGRRQAAHYPGPAERLGGGGRRLQLSRGWLQEATTWRPKRTAGSCGYSWGVSGLAHKDRRPCTGSRDAGLAVPPRAASGQQQGEKTLDTAMKTARRGPTRTSARGEGGGQQGNRAHVQGNTAGVKVANKPPPTSSADDDGPKRLFRRARVTRPPKRPPGKESWEGICASLVAARGSARAWRLFRSLLEPSIQRAPYLAIAVAGGLTYQQLADKLAEALLPREPPPAGLHPRRPCVQPACSHSVDITAVCSRALTKGELSSALLHSKRRSAPGPDGVTYQMLRNLDDAMQTSLLQTYNQVWSTGRLPEAWRTALVVPVLKAGKPPADLLSYRPVSLTSAPGKLMESMALGRLEWIAAATRFLPEQQSGFRRHRCTADAIADIVSSLEDARHSHHVVCLTLLDVKGAFDNVYHEAILEAVDCLGVTGNLRGYIQGFLRDRTSCVRAGGATSTPQALTRGVPQGSVLSPMLFNLVMAQLPTCLPDGLKLPVRIAIYADDIALWCRGPRRQRVQVIKNVQRAITRVGSYLERVGLQLSPTKSEAMLLNIRPGARPGKTYLSVAGRELPWRHSCRYLGLLIDRHLTWRPAVKAFCRQATRVRGAIRSLLAGGNGITPQMGLRFFQAMAGAQFLYALPLVQMTIQQQLAIERSQRAAVRLCLGLPRGSHISATLAEAGVWPMMLQAQRTALRHAERLHLAPDGRPLLQRLLGHPHSRMGKVAQEFEQLVGGQPEHLPSPPRPDLGHQFRVLMPPRGTRPKRLTPAVGLRQEAAATLEEDLAGCTQLYTDGSVLMGACPSAAAACTAPSLGESRQARLPFVASSTTAELAALHLAADILESHPALQTVAILSDSRVALQLLQEPRSRLPIVRKLAARLDRICSHGCSISLAWIPSHVGVPGNEEADALAKAAHGHPTPCSTAVVPLDVARGIAERQLLMEHPDPRVAQGKPPQRLPDKGITRRQRSLLLRLRIGCSWTGARLHRKD from the exons ATGGCGCGAAGGCCATCCaaggatcacggaag gaggcaAGCGGCCCATTACCCCGGTCCGGCCGAAAGGCTGGGCGGAGGTGGGCGACGACTGCAGCTCAGCCGGGGTtggctgcaggaggccaccaCGTGGCGGCCGAAGAGGACCGCGGG GAGCTGTGGTTACAGCTGGGGCGTCAGCGGGCTGGCGCACAAGGACCGGCGGCCGTGTACAGGATCTCGGGATGCGGGCCTGGCCGTACCGCCGAGGGCtgcgtcaggacagcagcagggggaaAAAACGCTGGATACCGCCATGAagacggcgcgtcggggccccACACGCACCAGTGCGCGCGGGGAGGGCGGAGGGCAGCAGGGAAACCGCGCTCACGTCCAGGGCAACACAGCAGGCGTCAAGGTGGCGAACAAGCCGCCGCCAACGTCATCAG ctgacgacgacggcccgaagAGGCTCTTCCGGCGGGCGAGGGTTACCCGGCCGCCGAAGCGGCCGCCGGGCAA AGAGTCGTGGGAGGGCATCTGTGCTTCCCTGGTGGCCGCCAGGGGGAGTGCCAGGGCGTGGCGTCTGTTCCGTTCGCTGCTGGAGCCTTCCATCCAGAGGGCCCCCTACCTGGCCATCGCAGTGGCAGGGGGACTCACCTACCAGCAGCTGGCGGACAAACTGGCAGAGGCCCTCCTTCCCCGGGAACCTCCTCCAGCAGGACTCCACCCAAGGCGCCCCTGCGTCCAGCCAGCCTGCAGCCATTCGGTGGACATCACGGCCGTCTGCTCCAGGGCCCTCACGAAAGGGGAGCTCTCTTCTGCCCTGCTGCACTCCAAGCGCCGTAGTGCCCCTGGACCAGATGGCGTCACGTACcagatgctgcggaacctggacGACGCCATGCAGACGAGCCTGCTCCAGACGTACAACCAGGTCTGGTCCACAGGCCGCCTGCCTGAGGCCTGGCGCACAGCCCTGGTGGTCCCGGTCCTCAAGGCGGGCAAGCCACCTGCTGACCTGCTGTCCTACAGGCCGGTGTCCTTGACCTCGGCCCCAGGGAAGCTCATGGAGTCCATGGCCTTGGGGAGGCTAGAGTGGATCGCTGCGGCCACACGCTTCCTGCCCGAGCAGCAGTCTGGGTTCCGGAGGCACCGCTGTACTGCTGACGCCATAGCCGACATCGTGTCCAGCCTCGAGGATGCAAGGCACTCCCACCACGTCGTCTGCCTCACACTCCTAGATGTGaagggggcatttgacaatgtctacCATGAGGCGATCCTCGAGgccgtggactgccttggcgtcACCGGCAACCTTCGTGGCTACATCCAGGGCTTCCTTCGGGACCGCACAAGCTGTGTTCGAGCTGGAGGCGCTACCAGCACTCCCCAGGCCCTCACCAGAGGggttccccagggcagcgtgcTGAGCCCCATGCTGTTCAACTTGGTGATGGCCCAGCTGCCCACCTGCCTCCCAGATGGCCTGAAACTACCCGTCCGCATTGCtatctacgcggacgacattgccCTATGGTGTCGCGGACCACGGCGCCAGAGGGTTCAGGTCATCAAGAACGTACAGCGGGCCATCACCAGGGTCGGCTCCTACCTGGAACGGGTTGGTCTGCAGCTCTCCCCCACCAAGTCTgaggccatgctgctcaacatCCGGCCAGGAGCACGCCCAGGGAAGACCTACCTCAGCGTCGCAGGACGGGAGCTCCCATGGCGGCATTCCTGCCGCTACCTGGGCCTCCTGATCGACCGCCACCTCACCTGGCGCCCAGCCGTCAAGGCATTCTGCCGACAGGCAACCAGGGTCCGTGGCGCCATCCGGAGTCTCCTGGCTGGGGGAAACGGTATCACCCCACAAATGGGGCTCCGGTTCTTCCAGGCCATGGCAGGGGCCCAGTTCCTGTACGCCCTCCCTCTGGTCCAGATGACCATACAACAGCAGCTGGCCATCGAGCGATCTCAGAGGGCTGCAGTCCGTCTCTGTCTGGGACTTCCCCGTGGCTCCCATATCTCGGCCACACTTGCAGAGGCTGGCGTGTGGCCCATGATGCTGCAGGCCCAGCGGACTGCGCTCCGCCATGCTGAGCGTCTCCACCTCGCCCCGGACGGGCGTCCCCTCCTGCAGCGCCTCCTCGGCCACCCTCATTCTCGAATGGGGAAGGTTGCCCAGGAGTTCGAACAGCTGGTGGGTGGGCAGCCGGAGCACCTTCCTTCCCCTCCACGACCGGACCTGGGCCATCAGTTCCGGGTGCTCATGCCACCACGGGGCACCAGGCCGAAGCGCCTCACCCCTGCAGTTGGCCtccggcaggaagcagcagcgaccctggaGGAGGACCTGGCCGGCTGCACACAGCTCTACACGGACGGGTCGGTCCTCATGGGTGCTTGCCCGTCTGCCGCAGCTGCTTGCACCGCTCCTTCGTTGGGAGAAAGCCGGCAGGCCAGGCTTCCGTTCGTGGCCAGCTCGaccacagcagagctggcggccctccACCTGGCTGCCGACATCCTGGAGTCCCACCCCGCGCTGCAGACTGTGGCCATTCTGAGCGACTCCAGGGTGGCCCTTCAGCTTCTGCAAGAGCCACGGAGCCGGCTGCCCATCGTGCGCAAGCTGGCAGCCAGACTGGACAGAATCTGTTCCCATGGCTGCTCTATCTCCCTGGCCTGGATCCCCAGCCACGTTGGAGTCCCAGGGAATGAGGAGGCAGATGCCCTGGCCAAGGCTGCGCATGGACACCCTACCCCCTGCTCTACTGCTGTGGTGCCCCTGGATGTGGCCAGAGGCATCGCGGAGCGGCAGCTCCTAATGGAGCACCCCGaccccagggttgcccaagggaAACCCCCACAACGCCTGCCAGACAAGGGGATCACAAGACGGCAGAGGTCCCTCCTGctccggctccgcatcggatgCTCCTGGACCGGGGCTAGGCTCCACCGCAAGG